From Solanum lycopersicum chromosome 8, SLM_r2.1, the proteins below share one genomic window:
- the LOC101246456 gene encoding non-specific lipid-transfer protein 1, producing MAISKNLVKPLSLLFLIYIVIAASPRVDAAITCSSVFNGLIPCLSYVVKGGKVPPTCCRGIKSLYSIAKTTADRQGVCSCLKMAASSVSGIDFKNAAALPGKCGVKNIPFKISPKVDCSKVR from the coding sequence ATGGCTATCTCAAAAAATCTTGTTAAGCCCCTTTCTCTCTTGTTCCTAATTTACATAGTAATTGCCGCATCACCTCGCGTTGATGCGGCAATCACGTGTAGCTCGGTGTTTAACGGCCTAATCCCGTGCCTTAGCTACGTAGTAAAAGGTGGCAAGGTGCCACCGACTTGCTGTAGAGGGATCAAGTCCCTCTACAGTATCGCCAAAACCACGGCAGACCGCCAAGGCGTTTGCTCGTGCTTGAAAATGGCTGCCTCAAGTGTTAGTGGTATCGATTTTAAGAATGCTGCAGCCCTCCCTGGAAAATGTGGGGTGAAAAATATTCCCTTCAAGATTAGCCCTAAAGTTGATTGCTCAAAGGTCAGATAA